The genome window TTTTCAGTGCGATTTGAGAATGGTTTGAAGATAAAAATAGACTGTCCGTTGTATAACGCTTCAATAATCGGATGAGCAATTAGCCAATAAACAACAATCTCCACCAAAAACAGCGTGATCAAGAGAGCCAATGGCTTGTTTTTAACGATCCAGTGGTGGGGAGGGTTCATGGTTGTCTCCAACGTCGTTTCAATCGATGTCAGCAGGAGTGAGTTGCTACAGGCTTGCTGATGGCGATCGCCACCACGCCATTAACCATCAAACCAATGCTCTGCCAGCACGATAGAGTAGTCTTTTCATGCAAAATTCATGTGAAATTCATGCAAAATGGCCGTACTCCACAATGAGTTAGCATCTGCGTCGAAATGACACAGCTCGGCACGGATGGGACATGGGATTCGCACAGGTTCCCCAAAGAGCCGTTCCCCTCAGTGTTAGGGATGCGGTAACGTAGCCACTTGAATAGAGCGCCAGCCGCTCAGCCACGCTTCTAGTGCATCGGTGTGACGGCTATCGCTAACTACCATCACCTGGTGACAAGAAAGCTGCATCCTATCCAGCGCTGCGCAGAACGAAAACGGTAATGGCTTTTTTTTCTGGGCTAATTGCCAAGAGGCCCAACTGCTCAGATCAGCATTTAACTTGATATCGCCGTTTGCTATTGGACGATATGAGAAATCGCACTCCTCGAGATTTGGCATGAAGCCATACCTCTGTCTCTGGAGACAGTGCTCATTTTGCAAAACAATCGGATCAGCCAGGTCTAGGGTAAGGGCGCAGAAGAACCGTTGCATACTTACTGGTTCGTACTTACTGGTTGTATACATACTGAATAGAGAATCAAGCTGAATTTGCCTTAGTTTTTGCTGAGGATTTGACTAGAAA of Leptolyngbya sp. FACHB-261 contains these proteins:
- a CDS encoding HAD hydrolase-like protein, whose amino-acid sequence is MYTTSKYEPVSMQRFFCALTLDLADPIVLQNEHCLQRQRYGFMPNLEECDFSYRPIANGDIKLNADLSSWASWQLAQKKKPLPFSFCAALDRMQLSCHQVMVVSDSRHTDALEAWLSGWRSIQVATLPHP